From the Megalopta genalis isolate 19385.01 chromosome 13, iyMegGena1_principal, whole genome shotgun sequence genome, one window contains:
- the LOC117228390 gene encoding protein ST7 homolog, whose translation MALLFTSMWDSTMFLNTLTPKFYVALTGTSSLISGLILIFEWWYFRKYGTSFIEQVSLNHISPWIGGGDSGSDGSNSSLNGSNSNQQNVPECKVWRNPINLFRGAEYQRFFWATNKDPLTYYDMNLSAQDHQTFFTCEGDTGKAEYEIMQTAWRERNPVVRIKAAHSALDHNADCAPAYILLAEEEASTIVEAEKILKQALKVAENNYRKSQNTQHQGSLAEAIHRRDTNVLIYIKRRLAMCARKLGKLKEAVKMFRDLTKEVPPIMNVLNIHENLIEALLEMQAYADVQAVLAKYDDISLPKSATICYTAALLKARVVADKFSTDIAIKRGLTTPEMIAIEAIHRAVEFNPHVPKYLLEMKPLILPPEHVLKRGDSEAIAYAFFHLAHWKQMEGALNLLHCTWEGTFRRLPYPLERGHLFYPYPTCTECADRELLPPFHDVSVYPKKELPFFILFTAGLCSFTALLALLTHQYPDTMGVVARSMLAWFSHPFYYILDKLEAILPSNLLQQLSRI comes from the exons ATGGCCCTATTATTCACAAGCATGTGGGACTCTACAATGTTTTTGAACACCTTAACCCCAAAATTTTATGTCGCTCTCACCGGGACGTCGTCGTTGATTTCTGGATTGATCCTTATTTTCGAGTGGTGGTACTTCAGAAAATATGGCACGTCTTTTATCGAACAAGTGTCTTTAAATCATATTTCACCATGGATTGGTGGAGGTGACAGTGGGTCGGATGGAAGTAATTCAAGTTTAAATGGCTCAAATTCGAATCAACAAAACGTTCCGGAATGTAAAGTCTGGCGCAATCCGATCAACTTGTTTAGAGGGGCCGAGTATCAAAGATTTTTTTGGGCCACCAACAAAGATCCGTTAACATATTACGATATGAATTTATCTGCTCAAGATCATCAGACATTCTTTACCTGCGAAGGTGACACAG GTAAGGCTGAATATGAAATAATGCAAACAGCCTGGAGAGAACGTAACCCGGTAGTGCGAATAAAAGCAGCGCATAGCGCTCTCGATCATAATGCTGACTGTGCTCCCGCGTATATATTACTTGCCGAAGAGGAAGCTAGTACTATCGTGGAAGCGGAAAAGATTTTGAAGCAAGCGTTGAAGGTGGCTGAAAACAATTACAGGAAATCTCAAAATACTCAACATCAAGGATCGCTTGCCGAAGCTATCCACAGGAGAGACACGAACGTACTGATATACATTAAACGACGATTAGCTATGTGTGCGAGAAAGTTAGGAAAACTGAAAGAAGCTGTAAAAATGTTTAGAGATTTAACAAAAGAAGTTCCACCAATTATGAATGTGTTAAACATTCATGAGAATTTAATCGAAGCTTTATTAGAGATGCAAGCGTACGCCGATGTCCAAGCAGTATTAGCAAAATACGATGACATAAGTCTACCAAAGTCAGCAACCATTTGTTATACAGCCGCGTTACTGAAAGCAAGGGTGGTCGCTGATAAATTTTCAACCGATATTGCTATTAAAAGAGGCTTAACCACTCCAGAAATGATAGCTATCGAAGCTATTCACAGAGCTGTCGAGTTCAATCCTCATGTACCTAAGTATTTACTAGAAATGAAGCCTTTAATTTTACCACCGGAACACGTGCTGAAAAGAGGAGATTCGGAAGCGATAGCGTACGCATTTTTTCACCTTGCGCACTGGAAACAGATGGAAGGTGCTCTTAACTTATTGCATTGCACTTGGGAGGGTACATTCAGAAGGTTACCTTATCCTTTGGAAAGGGGGCATTTATTTTATCCATATCCAACCTGCACAGAATGCGCGGATCGTGAACTTTTACCTCCGTTTCACGATGTCAGCGTCTATCCTAAAAAGGAGttgccattttttattttatttacagcAGGTTTATGTTCCTTTACAGCACTCCTAGCGCTTTTAACTCATCAGTATCCCGATACCATGGGTGTAGTAGCACGATCAATGCTTGCCTGGTTTTCACAtccattttattatattttagacAAATTGGAAGCGATCTTGCCTTCTAATTTATTACAACAGCTCTCTAGAATATAA
- the fwd gene encoding phosphatidylinositol 4-kinase beta fwd isoform X2, producing the protein MGILLPPVPQASATTLTHHHRNRSLDSALQRIPEVDVTPSPECETTPAPVAKAAVPACKVRSREREDLASLGSDDSGILCGSDSGSSDATNAATRESSVDHLHSRESLDSSLSQPGDMDGVDVVDGDENGCRATSVSVSVSLSLSVPVSPVELVHSSEPPSKRGGHGNRGEHANANTEGTQEPPPRSGSGGVKELEAHDYQRKELCTEVPVTIDEQDFQNPLEVLPVNDKQCELAGAAMTLCCGTTVQSEANEAAVKKQPGVVCRRQETVQPKPSEGCLLRLFESQIFDMSMAISYLFNSKEPGVQSYLGNKMFSFPDPDVDFYLPQLVVMYIQLHDVTEVLYPYLVHRCRQSADFSLKCAWLLDAYSSDAHLPSKKKSHGTKLKNLILSDELRPKGYEHRKHRVAGLQTPTPPSLTTMQSITSPNKKTHQRSQSDATGLFQTLRRSHSGTINKVSLGDLSSGRAFDNGCTCFYSCQGVVNDLRGQKTDCICNAPRLAPELEFIQALISIGKLLGTIPTKESKTVQLIAELNTLNLNLPARVWLPLHSSVPHHIVRVPPQYAAVLNSKDKAPYIIYVEVLEVEDIYTSPVPTKIVGHSLRHTKSEENLTGGEQSTVIASSDISTTETQQNVPPIKQTPVKNTSPYSVRSTDVAFTFPDDDPNDCWSQEDDEITQQYLQLRKPKDRDTISQLSQESSDSKEPIFVPGDIKRRLSEMAAAPSATFNHDPEDPSAAVLKEPWELKQHRIRASSPYGHLASWKLLAVIVKCGDDLRQELLASQLLSMLQRIWQEEQVPLWVRPYKILCLSNDSGLIEPILNTVSLHQVKKQCQLTLVQYFEREFGPPTSDTFITAQRNFIQSCAAYCLVCYLIQVKDRHNGNILLHSDGHLIHIDFGFILSTSPRNLGFETSPFKLTPEFVEVMGGSQSKQFQEFKTLILQGLIAARKHMEKIVNLVEIMLSGSQLPCFRSGGAATVQGLKNRFHLTLTEDQLRRHVEDLVEASIHSWSTKLYDRYQYFANGTL; encoded by the exons ATGGGTATTCTGCTGCCGCCCGTTCCGCAGGCGAGCGCGACGACGCTGACGCATCACCACAGAAATCGAAGTCTCGATTCCGCGCTGCAGCGTATCCCGGAAGTGGACGTGACGCCGAGCCCGGAATGCGAGACGACGCCCGCCCCGGTAGCTAAGGCCGCGGTGCCGGCCTGCAAGGTGCGCAGCCGGGAACGCGAGGACCTGGCCAGCCTGGGCTCCGATGACTCGGGTATCCTTTGCGGCTCGGACAGCGGGTCCAGCGACGCGACCAACGCGGCCACCAGAGAGTCGAGCGTCGACCATCTTCACAGCCGCGAGAGCCTGGACTCCTCGCTGTCGCAGCCGGGCGACATGGACGGCGTGGACGTCGTCGACGGCGACGAGAACGGTTGCCGGGCGACGTCGGTGTCGGTGTCGgtgtcgttgtcgttgtcggTACCGGTGTCGCCGGTGGAACTGGTGCATTCGAGCGAACCTCCGTCGAAAAGAGGCGGACACGGGAACCGCGGCGAACACGCGAACGCGAACACCGAGGGCACGCAGGAACCGCCGCCGCGATCCGGTAGCGGCGGGGTCAAGGAACTCGAGGCGCACGATTATCAGCGCAAGGAACTCTGTACCGAAGTGCCGGTAACGATCGACGAGCAGGACTTCCAGAATCCGCTGGAGGTCCTGCCGGTGAACGATAAACAGTGCGAGCTAGCCGGCGCGGCTATGACTTTGTGTTGCGGGACGACCGTGCAGTCCGAAGCGAACGAGGCGGCCGTTAAAAAACAGCCCGGTGTCGTTTGCCGGAGACAAGAGACGGTGCAGCCGAAACCATCCGAGGGTTGTCTGCTCAGACTATTCGAGAGTCAGATCTTCGACATGTCTATGGCGATCTCTTATCTTTTCAATTCTAAGGAGCCTGGCGTCCAGAGCTACCTTG GGAACAAGATGTTTAGTTTCCCAGATCCTGACGTGGACTTCTATCTGCCACAACTGGTTGTAATGTATATACAACTGCACGATGTTACAGAAGTCCTGTATCCATATCTTGTCCATAG GTGTAGACAGTCGGCGGACTTTTCTTTGAAATGTGCCTGGCTATTAGACGCGTACAGTTCCGATGCTCATTTGCCATCCAAGAAGAAGTCTCATGGGACCAAATTAAAAAATCTTATTCTCTCGGACGAACTCAG GCCGAAAGGATACGAGCATAGGAAGCACCGTGTAGCTGGTTTGCAGACACCGACCCCACCGTCGTTAACCACGATGCAAAGCATTACGTCTCCTAATAAAAAGACACACCAAAGATCTCAGTCGGATGCCACTGGATTATTTCAAACGTTACGTCGTAGCCATTCCG GTACAATAAATAAAGTAAGCCTTGGGGACCTGAGCTCTGGTCGAGCATTTGACAATGGTTGTACCTGTTTTTATTCCTGCCAGGGTGTGGTAAATGATTTACGAGGACAGAAAACCGACTGTATTTGCAAT GCGCCGCGTCTTGCTCCAGAACTCGAATTCATACAAGCGTTGATATCAATTGGTAAATTGCTTGGAACTATTCCAACGAAGGAAAGTAAAACCGTTCAATTAATAGCAGAGCTTAATACTCTCAACTTGAATCTCCCTGCAAGGGTGTGGCTTCCTTTGCACAGTTCAGTACCACATCATATCGTACGAGTGCCACCGCAATACGCTGCTGTCCTAAATAGTAAAGATAAG GCACCATACATAATTTACGTCGAAGTGTTAGAAGTAGAAGATATATATACGTCACCTGTGCCGACGAAGATCGTGGGCCATTCGTTGAGGCACACGAAATCCGAGGAAAACTTAACCGGAGGCGAACAGTCCACCGTGATCGCTTCGTCAGACATATCCACCACGGAGACGCAACAAAACGTGCCGCCGATCAAGCAAACCCCGGTTAAAAATACTTCCCCGTACTCGGTGAGAAGTACGGACGTGGCATTTACTTTCCCGGATGACGATCCCAACGATTGTTGGAGTCAAGAAGACGATGAAATCACTCAACAG TATTTACAACTCCGTAAGCCTAAAGATAGAGACACGATATCTCAATTGAGTCAAGAGTCATCGGATAGTAAAGAACCAATATTTGTACCTGGCGATATAAAGCGACGGTTGAGCGAGATGGCCGCTGCGCCTAGTGCAACTTTCAATCACGATCCGGAAGATCCATCGGCCGCGGTATTGAAAGAACCATGggaattgaagcaacatcgCATAAGGGCTTCCAGTCCGTACGGTCACCTCGCATCCTGGAAACTTCTTGCCGTTATCGTAAAGTGTGGCGATGATCTTCGGCAGGAGCTGCTCGCCTCGCAATTACTTTCGATGCTCCAAAGAATCtggcaagaagaacaagtacctCTTTGGGTGCGGCCGTACAA AATTTTATGCTTATCCAATGATAGCGGTTTGATCGAGCCGATCTTGAATACCGTATCGCTGCACCAAGTGAAGAAACAGTGCCAATTAACGCTCGTGCAATACTTTGAACGAGAATTCGGCCCACCCACATCCGACACATTTATCACCGCACAAAGGAATTTCATTCAAAGTTGCGCGGCATATTGTCTCGTCTGTTATCTGATTCAAGTTAAAGATCGTCACAATGGGAATATTCTACTTCATAGCGACGGTCATCTGATACACATAGATTTCGGATTTATTCTGTCGACCTCGCCGAGGAATCTGGGCTTCGAGACTAGCCCGTTCAAATTGACACCAGAATTCGTGGAAGTGATGGGTGGAAGTCAATCTAAACAATTCCAAGAATTCAAAACGCTGATCTTGCAAGGTTTAATTGCGGCGCGGAAACACATGGAGAAGATTGTTAACCTCGTTGAAATCATGTTATCAG GATCGCAACTTCCATGTTTCCGTAGTGGCGGGGCAGCGACTGTTCAAGGATTGAAGAACAGATTCCATCTAACATTGACAGAGGATCAATTACGCCGGCACGTGGAGGACTTAGTCGAAGCTAGTATCCATTCATGGTCAACTAAATTGTACGATCGGTACCAATATTTCGCAAATGGCAccctttaa
- the fwd gene encoding phosphatidylinositol 4-kinase beta fwd isoform X1 — protein sequence MSEVVAVTPSGGPTRQESVAHVKRHKLASCNVPLVHGRTNPPINNRNRLTTHQRNHSLDFRSMGILLPPVPQASATTLTHHHRNRSLDSALQRIPEVDVTPSPECETTPAPVAKAAVPACKVRSREREDLASLGSDDSGILCGSDSGSSDATNAATRESSVDHLHSRESLDSSLSQPGDMDGVDVVDGDENGCRATSVSVSVSLSLSVPVSPVELVHSSEPPSKRGGHGNRGEHANANTEGTQEPPPRSGSGGVKELEAHDYQRKELCTEVPVTIDEQDFQNPLEVLPVNDKQCELAGAAMTLCCGTTVQSEANEAAVKKQPGVVCRRQETVQPKPSEGCLLRLFESQIFDMSMAISYLFNSKEPGVQSYLGNKMFSFPDPDVDFYLPQLVVMYIQLHDVTEVLYPYLVHRCRQSADFSLKCAWLLDAYSSDAHLPSKKKSHGTKLKNLILSDELRPKGYEHRKHRVAGLQTPTPPSLTTMQSITSPNKKTHQRSQSDATGLFQTLRRSHSGTINKVSLGDLSSGRAFDNGCTCFYSCQGVVNDLRGQKTDCICNAPRLAPELEFIQALISIGKLLGTIPTKESKTVQLIAELNTLNLNLPARVWLPLHSSVPHHIVRVPPQYAAVLNSKDKAPYIIYVEVLEVEDIYTSPVPTKIVGHSLRHTKSEENLTGGEQSTVIASSDISTTETQQNVPPIKQTPVKNTSPYSVRSTDVAFTFPDDDPNDCWSQEDDEITQQYLQLRKPKDRDTISQLSQESSDSKEPIFVPGDIKRRLSEMAAAPSATFNHDPEDPSAAVLKEPWELKQHRIRASSPYGHLASWKLLAVIVKCGDDLRQELLASQLLSMLQRIWQEEQVPLWVRPYKILCLSNDSGLIEPILNTVSLHQVKKQCQLTLVQYFEREFGPPTSDTFITAQRNFIQSCAAYCLVCYLIQVKDRHNGNILLHSDGHLIHIDFGFILSTSPRNLGFETSPFKLTPEFVEVMGGSQSKQFQEFKTLILQGLIAARKHMEKIVNLVEIMLSGSQLPCFRSGGAATVQGLKNRFHLTLTEDQLRRHVEDLVEASIHSWSTKLYDRYQYFANGTL from the exons ATGAGTGAAGTAGTGGCTGTTACACCCAGTGGTGGACCGACACGCCAGGAAAGCGTGGCACACGTCAAACGGCATAAATTAGCCAGCTGTAATGTTCCTCTCGTCCACGGACGGACGAATCCGCCGATCAACAACCGTAACAGGCTGACCACCCATCAACGAAATCACAGTTTGGACTTTAG GTCAATGGGTATTCTGCTGCCGCCCGTTCCGCAGGCGAGCGCGACGACGCTGACGCATCACCACAGAAATCGAAGTCTCGATTCCGCGCTGCAGCGTATCCCGGAAGTGGACGTGACGCCGAGCCCGGAATGCGAGACGACGCCCGCCCCGGTAGCTAAGGCCGCGGTGCCGGCCTGCAAGGTGCGCAGCCGGGAACGCGAGGACCTGGCCAGCCTGGGCTCCGATGACTCGGGTATCCTTTGCGGCTCGGACAGCGGGTCCAGCGACGCGACCAACGCGGCCACCAGAGAGTCGAGCGTCGACCATCTTCACAGCCGCGAGAGCCTGGACTCCTCGCTGTCGCAGCCGGGCGACATGGACGGCGTGGACGTCGTCGACGGCGACGAGAACGGTTGCCGGGCGACGTCGGTGTCGGTGTCGgtgtcgttgtcgttgtcggTACCGGTGTCGCCGGTGGAACTGGTGCATTCGAGCGAACCTCCGTCGAAAAGAGGCGGACACGGGAACCGCGGCGAACACGCGAACGCGAACACCGAGGGCACGCAGGAACCGCCGCCGCGATCCGGTAGCGGCGGGGTCAAGGAACTCGAGGCGCACGATTATCAGCGCAAGGAACTCTGTACCGAAGTGCCGGTAACGATCGACGAGCAGGACTTCCAGAATCCGCTGGAGGTCCTGCCGGTGAACGATAAACAGTGCGAGCTAGCCGGCGCGGCTATGACTTTGTGTTGCGGGACGACCGTGCAGTCCGAAGCGAACGAGGCGGCCGTTAAAAAACAGCCCGGTGTCGTTTGCCGGAGACAAGAGACGGTGCAGCCGAAACCATCCGAGGGTTGTCTGCTCAGACTATTCGAGAGTCAGATCTTCGACATGTCTATGGCGATCTCTTATCTTTTCAATTCTAAGGAGCCTGGCGTCCAGAGCTACCTTG GGAACAAGATGTTTAGTTTCCCAGATCCTGACGTGGACTTCTATCTGCCACAACTGGTTGTAATGTATATACAACTGCACGATGTTACAGAAGTCCTGTATCCATATCTTGTCCATAG GTGTAGACAGTCGGCGGACTTTTCTTTGAAATGTGCCTGGCTATTAGACGCGTACAGTTCCGATGCTCATTTGCCATCCAAGAAGAAGTCTCATGGGACCAAATTAAAAAATCTTATTCTCTCGGACGAACTCAG GCCGAAAGGATACGAGCATAGGAAGCACCGTGTAGCTGGTTTGCAGACACCGACCCCACCGTCGTTAACCACGATGCAAAGCATTACGTCTCCTAATAAAAAGACACACCAAAGATCTCAGTCGGATGCCACTGGATTATTTCAAACGTTACGTCGTAGCCATTCCG GTACAATAAATAAAGTAAGCCTTGGGGACCTGAGCTCTGGTCGAGCATTTGACAATGGTTGTACCTGTTTTTATTCCTGCCAGGGTGTGGTAAATGATTTACGAGGACAGAAAACCGACTGTATTTGCAAT GCGCCGCGTCTTGCTCCAGAACTCGAATTCATACAAGCGTTGATATCAATTGGTAAATTGCTTGGAACTATTCCAACGAAGGAAAGTAAAACCGTTCAATTAATAGCAGAGCTTAATACTCTCAACTTGAATCTCCCTGCAAGGGTGTGGCTTCCTTTGCACAGTTCAGTACCACATCATATCGTACGAGTGCCACCGCAATACGCTGCTGTCCTAAATAGTAAAGATAAG GCACCATACATAATTTACGTCGAAGTGTTAGAAGTAGAAGATATATATACGTCACCTGTGCCGACGAAGATCGTGGGCCATTCGTTGAGGCACACGAAATCCGAGGAAAACTTAACCGGAGGCGAACAGTCCACCGTGATCGCTTCGTCAGACATATCCACCACGGAGACGCAACAAAACGTGCCGCCGATCAAGCAAACCCCGGTTAAAAATACTTCCCCGTACTCGGTGAGAAGTACGGACGTGGCATTTACTTTCCCGGATGACGATCCCAACGATTGTTGGAGTCAAGAAGACGATGAAATCACTCAACAG TATTTACAACTCCGTAAGCCTAAAGATAGAGACACGATATCTCAATTGAGTCAAGAGTCATCGGATAGTAAAGAACCAATATTTGTACCTGGCGATATAAAGCGACGGTTGAGCGAGATGGCCGCTGCGCCTAGTGCAACTTTCAATCACGATCCGGAAGATCCATCGGCCGCGGTATTGAAAGAACCATGggaattgaagcaacatcgCATAAGGGCTTCCAGTCCGTACGGTCACCTCGCATCCTGGAAACTTCTTGCCGTTATCGTAAAGTGTGGCGATGATCTTCGGCAGGAGCTGCTCGCCTCGCAATTACTTTCGATGCTCCAAAGAATCtggcaagaagaacaagtacctCTTTGGGTGCGGCCGTACAA AATTTTATGCTTATCCAATGATAGCGGTTTGATCGAGCCGATCTTGAATACCGTATCGCTGCACCAAGTGAAGAAACAGTGCCAATTAACGCTCGTGCAATACTTTGAACGAGAATTCGGCCCACCCACATCCGACACATTTATCACCGCACAAAGGAATTTCATTCAAAGTTGCGCGGCATATTGTCTCGTCTGTTATCTGATTCAAGTTAAAGATCGTCACAATGGGAATATTCTACTTCATAGCGACGGTCATCTGATACACATAGATTTCGGATTTATTCTGTCGACCTCGCCGAGGAATCTGGGCTTCGAGACTAGCCCGTTCAAATTGACACCAGAATTCGTGGAAGTGATGGGTGGAAGTCAATCTAAACAATTCCAAGAATTCAAAACGCTGATCTTGCAAGGTTTAATTGCGGCGCGGAAACACATGGAGAAGATTGTTAACCTCGTTGAAATCATGTTATCAG GATCGCAACTTCCATGTTTCCGTAGTGGCGGGGCAGCGACTGTTCAAGGATTGAAGAACAGATTCCATCTAACATTGACAGAGGATCAATTACGCCGGCACGTGGAGGACTTAGTCGAAGCTAGTATCCATTCATGGTCAACTAAATTGTACGATCGGTACCAATATTTCGCAAATGGCAccctttaa